A part of Bubalus bubalis isolate 160015118507 breed Murrah chromosome 6, NDDB_SH_1, whole genome shotgun sequence genomic DNA contains:
- the CHI3L2 gene encoding chitinase-3-like protein 2 isoform X1, which produces MGIPEKLTRDMGVIAMDQKSFWEGLVVLLLLQEGSAYKLVCYFTNWSQDRQEPGKFTLESTDPFLCSHLIYSFASISNNKVIIKDKNEAKLYQTINSLKTKNPKLKILLSIGGYLFGSKGFHPVVESSSSTLKFVNSVILFLRNHNFDGLDISWIYPNVKDNTHFTVLIHKLAEAFQQDFVKSTKERLLLTAGVSAGRQMIDNSYQIKELAKDLDFINLLSFDFHGSWEKPLVTGHNSPLRKGQLDRGTSSYYNVEYAVGYWINKGMPAEKVVMGIPTYGRSFTLASAETALGAPASGPGAAGPITKSAGFLAYYEICQFLQGAKITRLQDQQVPYAVKGNQWVGYDDVESVETKVQFLKNLNLGGAMIWSIDMDDFTGKFCSQGPYPLVQAVKRSLGSLER; this is translated from the exons ATGGGCATCCCAGAGAAACTGACCAGGGATATGGGAGTGATCGCCATGGATCAGAAGTCTTTCTGGGAAG GTTTAGTGGTCTTGCTGCTTCTTCAGGAAG gaTCTGCCTACAAACTGGTTTGCTACTTTACCAACTGGTCACAAGACAGGCAGGAACCAGGGAAGTTCACCCTTGAGAGCACTGATCCCTTCCTATGTTCTCACCTTATTTACTCATTCGCCAGCATCAGTAACAACAAGGTCATCATCAAGGACAAGAATGAGGCGAAGCTTTACCAGACCATCAACAGTCTCAAAACCAA GAATCCCAAACTGAAAATTCTTTTGTCTATTGGAGGGTATCTGTTTGGTTCCAAAGG GTTCCATCCTGTGGTTGAATCTTCTTCATCAACCTTGAAATTTGTCAACTCTGTAATCCTATTTCTGAGGAATCATAACTTTGATGGACTGGACATAAGTTGGATCTACCCAAATGTAAAAGACAACACTCATTTCACTGTGCTGATTCAT aAGTTAGCAGAAGCTTTTCAGCAGGACTTTGTAAAATCCACCAAAGAAAGGCTTCTCTTGACTGCAGGAGTTTCTGCAGGGAGGCAGATGATTGACAACAGCTATCAGATCAAGGAATTGGCAAA AGACCTGGATTTCATCAACCTCCTGTCTTTTGACTTCCATGGGTCTTGGGAAAAGCCCCTTGTCACTGGCCACAACAGCCCCCTGAGAAAGGGACAGCTGGACAGAGGGACAAGCTCCTACTACAATGTG GAATATGCTGTGGGATACTGGATAAACAAGGGGATGCCTGCAGAGAAGGTGGTCATGGGCATCCCCACGTATGGACGTTCCTTTACACTGGCCTCTGCAGAAACTGCCTTAGGGGCCCCTGCCTCTGGTCCTGGAGCTGCTGGCCCCATCACCAAGTCTGCAGGCTTCCTCGCTTATTATGAG ATCTGTCAGTTCCTACAGGGAGCCAAGATCACAAGACTCCAGGATCAGCAAGTTCCCTATGCAGTTAAGGGGAACCAGTGGGTGGGCTATGATGATGTGGAGAGCGTGGAGACCAAG GTTCAGTTTCTAAAGAATCTAAACCTGGGAGGCGCCATGATCTGGTCTATTGACATGGATGACTTCACTGGAAAATTCTGCAGCCAGGGCCCCTACCCTCTTGTTCAAGCTGTCAAGAGGAGTCTTGGCTCTCTAGAAAG
- the CHI3L2 gene encoding chitinase-3-like protein 2 isoform X2: protein MGIPEKLTRDMGVIAMDQKSFWEGLVVLLLLQEGSAYKLVCYFTNWSQDRQEPGKFTLESTDPFLCSHLIYSFASISNNKVIIKDKNEAKLYQTINSLKTKNPKLKILLSIGGYLFGSKGFHPVVESSSSTLKFVNSVILFLRNHNFDGLDISWIYPNVKDNTHFTVLIHKLAEAFQQDFVKSTKERLLLTAGVSAGRQMIDNSYQIKELAKDLDFINLLSFDFHGSWEKPLVTGHNSPLRKGQLDRGTSSYYNVEYAVGYWINKGMPAEKVVMGIPTYGRSFTLASAETALGAPASGPGAAGPITKSAGFLAYYEICQFLQGAKITRLQDQQVPYAVKGNQWVGYDDVESVETKVRVLLTNQVC from the exons ATGGGCATCCCAGAGAAACTGACCAGGGATATGGGAGTGATCGCCATGGATCAGAAGTCTTTCTGGGAAG GTTTAGTGGTCTTGCTGCTTCTTCAGGAAG gaTCTGCCTACAAACTGGTTTGCTACTTTACCAACTGGTCACAAGACAGGCAGGAACCAGGGAAGTTCACCCTTGAGAGCACTGATCCCTTCCTATGTTCTCACCTTATTTACTCATTCGCCAGCATCAGTAACAACAAGGTCATCATCAAGGACAAGAATGAGGCGAAGCTTTACCAGACCATCAACAGTCTCAAAACCAA GAATCCCAAACTGAAAATTCTTTTGTCTATTGGAGGGTATCTGTTTGGTTCCAAAGG GTTCCATCCTGTGGTTGAATCTTCTTCATCAACCTTGAAATTTGTCAACTCTGTAATCCTATTTCTGAGGAATCATAACTTTGATGGACTGGACATAAGTTGGATCTACCCAAATGTAAAAGACAACACTCATTTCACTGTGCTGATTCAT aAGTTAGCAGAAGCTTTTCAGCAGGACTTTGTAAAATCCACCAAAGAAAGGCTTCTCTTGACTGCAGGAGTTTCTGCAGGGAGGCAGATGATTGACAACAGCTATCAGATCAAGGAATTGGCAAA AGACCTGGATTTCATCAACCTCCTGTCTTTTGACTTCCATGGGTCTTGGGAAAAGCCCCTTGTCACTGGCCACAACAGCCCCCTGAGAAAGGGACAGCTGGACAGAGGGACAAGCTCCTACTACAATGTG GAATATGCTGTGGGATACTGGATAAACAAGGGGATGCCTGCAGAGAAGGTGGTCATGGGCATCCCCACGTATGGACGTTCCTTTACACTGGCCTCTGCAGAAACTGCCTTAGGGGCCCCTGCCTCTGGTCCTGGAGCTGCTGGCCCCATCACCAAGTCTGCAGGCTTCCTCGCTTATTATGAG ATCTGTCAGTTCCTACAGGGAGCCAAGATCACAAGACTCCAGGATCAGCAAGTTCCCTATGCAGTTAAGGGGAACCAGTGGGTGGGCTATGATGATGTGGAGAGCGTGGAGACCAAG